From Echinicola soli, a single genomic window includes:
- a CDS encoding family 43 glycosylhydrolase codes for MKNLFNLLYLVLGLGLTMSCASQNQAPEAYLFAYFTGNGPGQEAVHFAVSKDGFDYRALNDNQPVISADSISKRGGVRDPHILRGEDGTFLMVLTDLYVPEDGWTNQGMVFLTSDDLVHWKHSTVFIPELFPEKFGDVSRVWAPQTIYDPAAGKYMVYFSMKQGDEPDIIYYAYANADFTSLESEPKQLFFHPENKSCIDGDIVEKDGMYHLFFKTEGHGNGIKKAVADQLTGQYKMQEEYLQQTKEAVEGSGIFKLIDSDKYILMYDVYIKGGYQFTESTDLEHFEVIDDQVKMNFHPRHGSVLPITLEEAKRLENAFGLDEQNWITGTNEELVYGNNVLVDQEKSTIYLPVKNEADLAVLDPGFDLMVGYAIAPSGVQDFSNGPVSYTLSKPDGSSQEFQVLAEKDNNPALKGYYADPEIIYSNKTGKFHLYPTSDGFDSWSGTYFKSFSSADLADWQDDGIILDLHKDVDWANRNAWAPCAIEKKVDGEYKYFYYFTAAQKIGVAVADHPAGPFKDTGKALVDFKPEGARGGQEIDPDVFHDPVSGKDFFYWGNGYLAAVPLNKDMVSFDKNKIKLLTPEDGTFREGTEIFFRNGKYYFLWSENDTRSEDYRVRYAFADSPMGPLTIPEDNMVIAKAPEKGIYGTGHNSVIQVPGKDEWYIVYHRFTRPHGIAMGRAAGFHREVCIDRLTFDEDGNINRVEPTVEGIERI; via the coding sequence ATGAAAAACCTATTTAACCTATTGTACTTGGTTTTGGGATTAGGGCTCACGATGTCCTGTGCTTCCCAAAACCAAGCACCAGAAGCCTACCTCTTTGCGTATTTTACCGGAAATGGGCCGGGGCAGGAAGCTGTCCATTTTGCGGTCAGCAAAGATGGCTTTGACTACCGGGCTTTGAATGATAACCAGCCTGTGATCAGTGCGGATTCGATCAGTAAAAGGGGAGGTGTTCGCGATCCCCATATCCTTCGTGGGGAAGATGGTACTTTTTTAATGGTTCTGACAGACCTTTATGTGCCAGAAGATGGCTGGACCAATCAAGGGATGGTGTTCCTGACTTCCGATGACTTGGTGCACTGGAAGCATAGTACGGTTTTTATTCCTGAGTTATTTCCAGAGAAATTTGGTGACGTAAGCAGGGTATGGGCACCCCAGACGATTTATGATCCAGCAGCAGGCAAATACATGGTGTATTTCTCCATGAAGCAAGGTGATGAGCCAGACATTATTTACTACGCTTATGCCAATGCTGACTTTACCAGTCTGGAGTCGGAGCCGAAGCAACTGTTCTTTCATCCAGAGAACAAGTCCTGCATTGACGGGGACATTGTAGAGAAGGACGGGATGTACCATTTGTTTTTCAAAACAGAAGGACATGGCAATGGTATCAAAAAGGCCGTAGCAGATCAATTGACCGGGCAGTATAAGATGCAGGAAGAATACCTCCAGCAGACCAAAGAAGCAGTGGAGGGCTCGGGGATTTTTAAGCTGATCGACAGTGATAAGTACATTCTGATGTACGATGTTTACATCAAAGGTGGTTACCAATTCACCGAAAGCACCGATTTGGAGCATTTTGAGGTGATTGACGACCAAGTAAAAATGAATTTCCATCCACGTCATGGTTCAGTGCTTCCCATCACATTGGAAGAAGCCAAGCGACTGGAAAATGCCTTTGGCCTTGATGAACAAAATTGGATCACCGGCACGAATGAAGAGCTGGTTTATGGAAATAACGTCTTGGTGGATCAGGAAAAAAGTACGATCTACCTACCTGTTAAAAATGAAGCAGATCTAGCGGTTTTGGATCCAGGGTTTGACCTGATGGTGGGATATGCAATTGCTCCATCAGGAGTGCAGGATTTCAGCAATGGTCCCGTTTCCTATACACTTTCTAAGCCAGATGGAAGCAGCCAGGAATTTCAGGTGTTGGCTGAAAAGGATAATAATCCAGCACTGAAGGGTTATTATGCCGATCCTGAGATTATCTATTCCAATAAGACAGGTAAGTTTCATCTCTATCCTACCAGTGACGGTTTTGATTCATGGTCAGGTACCTATTTTAAATCATTTTCCTCCGCTGACTTGGCTGATTGGCAGGATGATGGTATTATCCTCGACCTGCACAAAGATGTGGATTGGGCCAATCGAAACGCTTGGGCGCCTTGTGCCATAGAGAAGAAAGTGGATGGTGAGTATAAATATTTCTACTACTTCACCGCCGCCCAAAAAATCGGAGTGGCCGTAGCAGATCATCCTGCTGGCCCATTCAAGGATACAGGAAAGGCGCTGGTAGACTTTAAGCCGGAAGGCGCTCGTGGAGGGCAGGAAATCGATCCAGATGTATTTCATGACCCTGTCAGTGGGAAGGATTTTTTCTACTGGGGCAATGGCTATCTGGCTGCGGTTCCCTTAAATAAGGATATGGTCAGCTTTGACAAAAACAAAATCAAACTGCTGACTCCTGAAGACGGTACTTTTCGCGAAGGAACGGAAATATTTTTTAGGAATGGGAAATACTATTTCCTATGGTCAGAGAACGATACCCGAAGTGAAGATTATCGGGTAAGATATGCATTTGCTGATTCGCCGATGGGACCACTGACTATTCCAGAGGATAATATGGTAATCGCCAAAGCTCCGGAAAAGGGTATTTATGGAACTGGCCACAATTCGGTCATCCAAGTGCCGGGGAAAGATGAATGGTATATCGTTTACCACCGGTTTACCCGGCCCCATGGTATCGCCATGGGCAGGGCGGCTGGCTTCCACCGGGAAGTGTGCATAGATCGTTTGACCTTCGATGAGGATGGAAATATCAATCGTGTGGAGCCTACCGTGGAAGGAATTGAAAGGATATAG
- a CDS encoding DUF2264 domain-containing protein, which produces MSWVHMAFAQGTQETSESREYYVNTLTKIADPVLVALSENKLKATMPVEKTKDHYGGREEVTYLEAFGRLLSGIGPWLELGPDESPEGQLREKYILLARKAIHNATDPEGPDFMNFTQHGQPLVDAAFFAQGLLRAPEQLWEPLSAETKANVIAALKSSRVISPYYSNWLLFTGMVEAALLKFDGEADMVRLAYPLNKHKEWYLGDGMYGDGPEFHWDYYNSFVIQPMLLDITKVLKEKKVNMGRDFDLFLERAQRYAAIQERLIGPEGTYPIIGRSMAYRFGAFQSLSQIALWQELPEKVKPAQVRGALEAVIRKHMEAADMFDEDGWLTLGFYGHQPEVAEPYISTGSLYLCTEVFLVLGLPQDAPFWSDDEEPWTQKRIWSGGDASRDKAEK; this is translated from the coding sequence TTGAGCTGGGTACATATGGCCTTTGCCCAAGGGACACAGGAAACAAGTGAAAGCAGGGAATATTATGTCAACACATTGACTAAGATTGCCGATCCTGTTTTGGTGGCGCTGAGTGAAAATAAGCTGAAGGCTACGATGCCAGTGGAAAAGACCAAAGACCATTACGGGGGCAGGGAAGAGGTGACCTATTTGGAAGCTTTTGGCCGATTACTTTCCGGCATAGGTCCGTGGTTGGAACTGGGGCCGGATGAGAGCCCAGAGGGGCAGTTACGTGAGAAGTACATCCTGTTGGCACGAAAGGCAATCCATAATGCTACCGACCCAGAAGGGCCCGATTTTATGAACTTCACCCAGCATGGTCAGCCATTGGTGGATGCGGCATTTTTTGCGCAAGGACTATTGAGGGCTCCAGAGCAACTTTGGGAGCCACTTTCAGCAGAAACCAAGGCCAACGTCATTGCAGCCCTGAAGTCATCAAGGGTGATTTCTCCCTATTACAGTAATTGGCTGTTGTTTACAGGGATGGTAGAAGCGGCTTTGCTGAAATTCGATGGGGAGGCTGATATGGTCCGATTGGCATATCCGCTCAATAAACACAAGGAATGGTACCTGGGCGATGGCATGTACGGTGATGGCCCAGAATTTCACTGGGATTATTACAATAGCTTTGTGATCCAGCCCATGTTGCTGGATATTACCAAAGTACTCAAGGAAAAAAAGGTGAATATGGGCAGGGATTTCGACCTGTTTTTGGAAAGGGCGCAGCGCTATGCGGCCATCCAAGAAAGGTTGATCGGCCCGGAAGGGACCTATCCCATCATTGGAAGATCCATGGCTTACCGTTTTGGTGCTTTTCAATCTTTGAGCCAAATAGCCCTATGGCAGGAGCTTCCTGAAAAGGTAAAACCGGCACAAGTGAGAGGTGCCTTGGAAGCGGTGATCCGTAAGCATATGGAAGCCGCTGACATGTTTGATGAGGATGGCTGGCTGACATTGGGTTTCTATGGCCATCAGCCTGAAGTGGCAGAACCTTATATCTCTACAGGAAGCCTTTACCTCTGTACAGAAGTGTTTTTGGTACTTGGACTGCCGCAGGATGCGCCGTTTTGGTCCGATGATGAGGAACCATGGACACAAAAGCGTATATGGAGCGGTGGTGATGCTTCAAGGGATAAGGCTGAGAAATGA
- a CDS encoding 3-keto-disaccharide hydrolase: MRYKILAVVTAFLINGTSCSPTKVKSEKAAEPEWQTLFNGHDLDGWIPKIHHHETGENYRNTFRVKDEAILVSYDAYDEGFDERYGHLFYKQPFATFHLKWEYRFTDEWLADAPSYTYRNSGVMFHSQSPESILNEQDWPISVEYQMLAEAESGVERPTGNMCSPGTEVYFEGEMDPRHCINSTSATYPWDEWVKAELIVFEDSLVIHKVNGDTVLRYTKPQIGGGVANGYDPAIKVDGKLLKDGYIGLQSEGQGVLFRNIQIKDLAEDR, from the coding sequence ATGAGATATAAAATTTTGGCAGTGGTAACTGCCTTTTTAATAAATGGGACCTCTTGCTCTCCCACTAAGGTGAAATCTGAAAAAGCAGCAGAGCCGGAATGGCAAACCCTCTTTAATGGCCATGATCTTGACGGATGGATCCCCAAAATCCACCACCATGAAACAGGTGAAAATTATCGAAACACCTTTCGAGTGAAAGATGAAGCTATTTTAGTCAGTTATGATGCTTATGATGAAGGATTTGATGAGCGCTACGGGCATTTATTTTACAAACAGCCTTTTGCTACTTTTCACTTAAAATGGGAATACCGGTTTACGGATGAGTGGCTGGCCGATGCGCCGAGTTACACTTACAGAAACAGCGGCGTGATGTTCCATTCCCAATCTCCCGAAAGTATTTTGAACGAGCAGGACTGGCCCATTTCGGTAGAATACCAAATGCTGGCCGAGGCGGAATCCGGTGTGGAAAGACCCACGGGCAATATGTGCTCGCCCGGGACAGAGGTTTACTTTGAGGGAGAAATGGATCCGAGGCATTGTATCAATTCTACTTCGGCCACTTACCCATGGGATGAATGGGTGAAGGCGGAACTGATCGTTTTTGAGGATTCACTGGTGATCCATAAGGTCAATGGGGATACTGTGTTACGATATACCAAACCTCAGATTGGCGGGGGAGTGGCCAATGGCTATGATCCGGCCATTAAGGTAGATGGAAAGTTGTTGAAGGATGGATATATAGGCTTGCAGTCTGAAGGCCAGGGAGTGTTATTCAGGAATATCCAAATCAAGGATTTGGCAGAAGATAGATAA
- a CDS encoding glycoside hydrolase family 88 protein, which yields MKKRWCFLALAAGLMVAGCGKSTAEKEDSVKAATVEEGLDKQISSTLDRAAAQYEYMMTRLTEGEFPKTYHPDTDKFEGSGSGWWCSGFYPGTLLYLNEYQKDEQLKKEALRALDMLKKEQFNTRTHDLGFMMYCSFGNAFRLDPKPEYKEILIQSAKSLSSRFSEKVGAIKSWDSRKDDYLVIIDNMMNLELLFWATAATGDSTYYDIAIKHADTTIENHFREDNSSYHVINYDPETGEVQQKRTAQGYADESAWARGQAWGLYGYTVMYRVTKDEKYLDQAVAIADFILNHPNLPEDKVPYWDFDAPEIPNELKDSSAGAIIASALLELSGYVDADKGKGYYQDAETMLQTLTTDEYIAEHGTNGGFLLKHGVGHIPENSEVDVPLTYGDYYLVEAMLRYLD from the coding sequence ATGAAAAAGCGATGGTGTTTTCTGGCCTTGGCGGCTGGATTAATGGTAGCAGGATGTGGTAAGAGTACAGCGGAGAAAGAGGATTCAGTAAAGGCGGCTACAGTAGAAGAAGGCCTGGATAAGCAAATTAGCAGTACACTGGATCGAGCTGCAGCGCAATATGAATACATGATGACCAGGCTGACTGAGGGAGAATTCCCGAAGACTTATCATCCGGATACGGATAAGTTTGAGGGCAGTGGATCTGGCTGGTGGTGCAGTGGCTTTTATCCCGGAACATTATTGTACCTGAATGAATATCAGAAAGATGAGCAGCTGAAAAAAGAGGCGCTGAGAGCACTGGATATGCTGAAAAAAGAGCAGTTCAATACCCGTACACATGATTTGGGTTTTATGATGTATTGCAGCTTTGGAAATGCCTTCAGGTTGGATCCTAAGCCGGAATACAAAGAGATACTGATCCAGAGTGCCAAGTCTCTTTCCAGCCGGTTCAGTGAAAAAGTAGGGGCCATCAAGTCGTGGGATTCCAGGAAGGATGATTACCTGGTGATCATTGACAATATGATGAACTTGGAGCTATTATTCTGGGCTACCGCTGCTACAGGTGATTCCACCTATTATGACATTGCCATCAAACATGCAGATACCACTATCGAAAATCATTTTAGGGAAGATAACAGTTCTTATCATGTAATCAATTATGATCCAGAGACGGGAGAAGTGCAGCAAAAGCGTACTGCTCAGGGGTATGCGGATGAGTCAGCTTGGGCCAGGGGCCAGGCTTGGGGGCTTTATGGCTATACGGTGATGTATCGTGTGACCAAGGATGAAAAATACCTTGACCAAGCAGTGGCAATAGCCGATTTTATCCTGAACCATCCCAACCTTCCTGAAGATAAGGTCCCTTATTGGGACTTTGATGCACCTGAGATTCCTAATGAGCTGAAAGATTCTTCGGCAGGTGCGATCATCGCTTCAGCACTTTTGGAACTTTCGGGTTATGTGGATGCTGATAAAGGAAAAGGCTATTACCAAGATGCCGAGACCATGCTCCAAACCTTGACCACCGATGAGTACATCGCTGAGCATGGGACCAATGGTGGCTTTCTCCTCAAGCACGGCGTAGGACATATCCCTGAAAATTCGGAAGTGGATGTGCCATTGACCTATGGTGACTATTATTTGGTGGAGGCCATGTTACGGTATTTGGATTGA
- a CDS encoding BNR repeat-containing protein yields MKIANFLVGLMLLCGLLASCQSTKPLGETVHATVVGEGWANNSVNAVIFRRNSLTTYKDTQFTAYYDPGSHLVLAKRKLGEKDWEVHKTQYTGNTADAHNTISIAVDGAGYLHVSWDHHNNPLRYAKGTAPLSLALGDKQPMTGKLEEDVTYPEFHNLPNGDLLFLYRSGVSGRGNLVLNRYDAQTGNWQQVHHNLIDGEGERNAYWQACVDQNGTVHLSWVWRETYDVSTNHDMAYARSTDGGQTWEKSTGEPYALPINLESAEYAWEIPQNSSLINQTAVTSDHHGNPYIATYWNDGGVTQYQIIYQENGSWKKISPGFRQSEFVLGGGGTKRIPISRPQVLVDAHGDKTALYLIFNDEERGHKASIAYTPELGKQPWEIKDLTQQSVGQWEPSYDIELWKNQRKFHLFVQKVEQIDGEGLAEGVTSPVRILEVK; encoded by the coding sequence GTGAAAATAGCTAATTTCCTGGTAGGACTTATGCTTTTGTGCGGGCTATTGGCCAGTTGCCAAAGTACTAAGCCATTGGGCGAAACGGTCCATGCCACCGTGGTCGGTGAAGGCTGGGCCAATAATTCAGTGAACGCGGTGATTTTTAGGAGAAACTCCCTGACCACGTATAAGGATACTCAGTTTACGGCCTATTATGATCCCGGTAGCCATTTGGTTTTGGCCAAAAGAAAACTGGGAGAAAAGGACTGGGAAGTCCATAAAACCCAATATACCGGCAATACGGCAGATGCACACAATACCATCAGCATAGCAGTGGATGGTGCAGGTTACCTGCATGTCAGTTGGGATCACCATAATAATCCGCTTCGCTACGCCAAGGGTACCGCGCCATTGAGTTTGGCGCTAGGGGATAAGCAGCCGATGACAGGTAAGTTGGAGGAGGATGTTACCTATCCTGAATTCCATAATTTGCCCAACGGGGACCTGTTGTTTTTGTACCGATCAGGAGTGTCGGGGAGAGGCAATCTCGTCCTTAACCGCTACGATGCCCAAACAGGGAATTGGCAGCAAGTGCACCATAACCTGATCGATGGTGAAGGTGAACGCAATGCCTATTGGCAGGCCTGCGTGGATCAAAATGGTACGGTACACCTTTCGTGGGTGTGGCGGGAGACCTATGATGTCAGTACTAATCATGATATGGCTTATGCCCGTTCCACAGATGGAGGACAGACCTGGGAGAAATCCACAGGAGAACCTTATGCGTTACCGATCAACTTGGAAAGTGCAGAGTATGCCTGGGAGATCCCCCAAAACAGTAGTTTGATCAACCAAACAGCTGTTACTTCCGACCACCATGGTAATCCCTATATCGCCACGTATTGGAACGACGGAGGCGTGACCCAGTATCAGATCATCTATCAAGAAAATGGTTCTTGGAAGAAAATTAGCCCTGGTTTTAGACAAAGTGAGTTTGTCTTGGGAGGTGGAGGGACAAAGCGGATCCCCATCTCCAGGCCACAGGTTTTGGTAGATGCACACGGTGATAAGACCGCCCTTTACCTTATTTTCAATGATGAAGAACGCGGCCATAAAGCATCCATTGCTTATACACCGGAGCTCGGAAAGCAGCCTTGGGAGATCAAGGACTTGACCCAGCAAAGTGTGGGGCAATGGGAACCAAGCTATGACATTGAGCTGTGGAAAAACCAACGGAAATTTCACTTGTTTGTCCAAAAAGTAGAGCAGATAGATGGAGAAGGCCTGGCTGAAGGAGTGACCAGTCCGGTGAGGATTTTGGAAGTAAAGTGA
- a CDS encoding RagB/SusD family nutrient uptake outer membrane protein produces MKKHIKLFFSGLCLMGVLSGCGEDFLDEEVLDSYAPEALKDELGFNAAVVGLHYQYGTMFTTADDQTIRGVWQLGTDIAWAAAGRSNGDARPHFDYAVLNSTDNAARKIWGSYYRLINNANILIQSTSGGPVAGVTEEEMAVFRAEGKFFRALAYHNLVTHFGDVPLLTEPLSAPKTDFVRTAVAEVDNVIEEDLLEAVELLPNIGEAAEDGRANKEMARQLLAEVYLRMGEDAKAEAQCTEIINGGRLSLVKERYGVRSNDPGDAFSDMFLFGNQRRNQGNTEGIWVLEAENPTDVTGGSSGNPQQRRIWVASYHDLPGMHPSDSTGGRGIARMRLNNWVVYDLYEQNDMRNSKFSLKRTLYFNNPDSKYDEIRGQEVPYGEDAEFILSDGSSVKIFAADTVYKYVPYTLKWGQYDERDNFGFGMWKDFILMRLGETYLLRAEARMKQGNLDGAAADINVLRDRANASMVSASDIDLDFILDERVRELLAEENRRKTLVRTGTLVERAKRLTGEEPLADGALETTIGLTEDHLLMPIPQTEIDLNKDAELTQNDGY; encoded by the coding sequence ATGAAAAAACATATAAAACTATTCTTCAGTGGCCTGTGTTTGATGGGCGTTTTGTCCGGATGTGGCGAAGACTTTCTGGATGAAGAAGTACTGGACAGCTATGCACCGGAGGCACTGAAAGACGAGCTTGGGTTCAACGCTGCGGTGGTTGGTCTGCACTACCAATACGGAACCATGTTTACCACTGCGGATGACCAGACCATCCGGGGCGTATGGCAGTTGGGTACTGATATCGCGTGGGCAGCGGCAGGTCGCTCCAATGGCGATGCAAGGCCTCACTTTGACTATGCCGTGTTGAATTCCACTGACAATGCCGCCCGTAAAATCTGGGGGTCTTATTACCGACTGATCAACAATGCCAATATCTTGATCCAGAGTACTTCTGGTGGGCCGGTGGCCGGAGTTACGGAGGAAGAAATGGCTGTTTTCAGGGCCGAAGGAAAATTCTTCAGGGCCTTGGCCTATCATAATCTGGTGACGCATTTTGGCGATGTGCCCTTGTTGACAGAACCCTTATCTGCACCAAAGACGGATTTCGTTCGTACAGCAGTGGCAGAAGTGGACAATGTCATTGAGGAGGACTTGCTAGAAGCGGTGGAGCTTTTGCCAAATATCGGTGAGGCGGCAGAAGATGGCCGTGCCAACAAGGAAATGGCTCGACAGCTTTTGGCAGAAGTGTACCTGAGAATGGGTGAAGATGCCAAAGCCGAAGCACAGTGTACAGAAATCATTAATGGCGGCAGGTTGAGCCTGGTAAAAGAGCGCTATGGTGTCCGTAGTAATGATCCCGGTGATGCCTTTTCGGACATGTTCCTATTTGGTAACCAGCGTAGAAATCAAGGAAACACGGAAGGTATCTGGGTACTGGAAGCTGAAAATCCAACCGACGTAACAGGCGGTAGTTCCGGGAATCCCCAACAGCGGAGAATCTGGGTAGCCTCCTATCATGACCTTCCGGGAATGCATCCTTCTGATTCCACCGGAGGTAGAGGTATTGCCAGAATGAGGCTGAACAACTGGGTGGTCTATGACCTGTACGAGCAAAATGACATGAGGAATAGCAAGTTTAGTCTCAAGCGCACCTTGTATTTTAACAATCCCGATTCGAAATATGATGAGATAAGAGGTCAAGAAGTGCCTTATGGAGAAGATGCGGAGTTTATCCTTAGCGACGGTTCTTCGGTGAAAATATTTGCCGCCGATACGGTTTATAAATACGTTCCATATACCCTAAAATGGGGACAGTATGACGAGCGAGACAATTTCGGTTTTGGCATGTGGAAGGACTTTATCCTGATGCGTCTTGGCGAGACCTACCTCTTGAGAGCAGAAGCCAGAATGAAGCAAGGCAATCTGGACGGTGCTGCTGCAGATATCAATGTGCTGCGTGACCGCGCAAATGCCAGCATGGTAAGTGCATCGGATATTGATCTGGACTTTATCCTGGATGAAAGGGTAAGGGAGTTGCTGGCCGAGGAAAACAGAAGAAAGACCCTTGTGCGGACAGGTACATTGGTGGAGCGCGCCAAAAGACTTACCGGTGAGGAGCCTTTGGCAGATGGTGCATTAGAAACTACCATTGGCCTGACGGAAGATCATCTGCTGATGCCGATTCCGCAAACAGAAATCGACCTTAACAAAGATGCTGAGCTGACTCAAAACGACGGCTACTAA